CTCCGGCAACTGGCAGGCCATCGAGGATCGCGCGCGTCAGGCCTCCGCCCTGGCATGACCGAACTGGCATGACCGATCTGGCCCGCGCGCGGCGCAACGTCACCGTCCTGGTCCTGGCCCAGGCCGTGCTGGGCGCGCAGATGTCGATCATCTTCATCATCGGGGCGCTGGCGGGCCAGGTGCTGTCGCCGCATCCCTGCCTGGTGACGCTGCCCCTGTCGATGATCATCCTGGGATCGGCCCTGTCGGCGCGGCCCTTGGCCCGGTTCATGCAGGCGCGGGCCGGCAGGCGGGGTTCCTGCTGGCGGTGCTGGCTGGGGGGCTGGGGGCGGCGGTCTCGGCCTCGGGGCTGTGGATCGGGTCCTTCTGGCTGTACATGGCCGGATCGGCGCTGACCGGGGTCTATATGGCCGCGCAGGGGTTCTATCGTTTCGCGGCGACGGATGTGGCACCCGCGGATTACGCGCCCAAGGCGATATCCTGGGTGATGGCGGGCGGGCTGGCGGCGGCGATCATCGGTCCGGCCATCGTGCGCATGACCAGCGACCTGACCGCGGTGCCCTTCCTTGCGACCTATCTGGCGGTGATCGGGCTGAACCTGGCGGGGCCGTTCCTCTTCGCCTTCCTGGACATCCCGCGCCCGCCCGCCGTCTCGGCCGACGGGGATGGCGGACGGCCGATGGGCTGGATCCTGCGCGAGCCCACGATCCTGGTCGCGATGATCTGCGGCATGGTCTCCTATGCGCTGATGAACTTGGTGATGACCTCGACGCCTCTGGCGGTGGTGGGCTGCGGATATGCGACCTCGGACGCGGCCAATATCGTCAGCGCGCATGTACTGGCCATGTTCGCGCCCAGCTTCGTCACCGGGCACCTGATCGCGCGCTTCGGCGCGCCGCGGATCGTGGGGGCGGGGCTGACCATCCTGGGGCTGGCCGGGGCGGTGGCGCTGACCGGCGTGGATCTGGGCCAGTTCTACCTGTCGCTGATCCTGCTGGGGGTGGGCTGGAACTTCGGCTATATCGGCGCGACGGCCATGCTGACCCGCGCCCACAGCCCGCAGGAGCAGGGCCGCGTCCAGGGCATGAACGATTTCGTCGTCTTCACCGGCGTCTTCCTGGCCTCGCTGTCATCGGGCGGGCTGATGAATTGCGCGGGCGGGTCGGTGGTGGCCGGGTGGAACGCGGTGAACCTGGCGATGCTGCCCTTCCTGGTGCTGGCGGGCGGGGCGCTGATCTGGCTGCGGATGCGCCCGCAGCCAGCGTGATGTGGGTCAGAGCAGGGATTTCTGCTCTGGCGCAGGCTTGGCGCGCCTGGCCCGCGGGGCCACGGGCCGCGCCTCGGTCGCGCCATCGGCGAATTCCACCCGGAACTGGGGGGTGACCCCGGCCTTGGCCGCGCTGGTGATCAGCCCGTCGGGACCGTGGACCACGGCAAATCCGCGCTTCAGCGTCTCGTGGTAACCCAAGGTCAGGCGCATCCGGTCCAGCCGCTCCAATCGGTCCTTGCGGGCCTGCAGGATGCGGCCTTGGGCGGCGCTCAGGCGGCGGGTCAGATCCGCCAGGCGCGCGCCCTGCTGGTCGATCGCGCGCCGTGTCGTGGCGGTCACCCGCGCCAGCGAGCGGTCCAGCCGTTCCTGCATCTGGGCCAGCCTGTCGCGCGGGCGTTCCAGCCGCCGCAGCCGGGCCTGATCCAGCCGCGCCGCCGCGCGGTCCAGCCCGTGGCGCTTGGCCTGGGTGAACTGGCGCAGCGTCGCCGCCGGGATCGGGCGCGAGGCCAGCCGGTGCCGCCGCGTCTGGACCAGCTGGCGCAGCGCGGGCTCCAGCCGGGCGCCGAAGATGTCCAGCCGCTGGCGCGGCCCCTCGACCAGGGCGGCGGGACGGCCCATCGCGCGGGCCAGGTCCTGCAGGCGCTGGCGCGGCCGCTGGATCGCCAGCGCGCTGGATCGCGCCATCCGGGCCGAGGCCTCGGCCAGCCGCGCGGCCAGATCGGCGCGGACGGGCACGGCCATCTCGGCCGCGGCGGTGGGGGTGGGGGCTCGGCGATCGGCGGCAAAGTCGATCAGCGTCGTGTCCGTCTCGTGCCCCACGGCCGAGATCAACGGGATCGCACTGTCCGCCGCGGCGCGCACGACGATCTCCTCGTTGAAGCCCCAGAGGTCCTCAAGGCTGCCGCCGCCACGGGCCACGATGATCAGGTCGGGCCGCGGGACCGCGCCCCCCGGTTGCAGATCGTTGAAGCCGCGGATCGCCGCCGCCACCTGCCCCGCGCAGGCCTGGCCCTGCACCGCGACCGGCCAGATCAGCACATGGGTCGGAAAGCGGTCGCGCAACCGGTGCAGGATGTCGCGGATCACCGCACCCGAGGGCGAGGTCACCACCCCGATCACCCGCGGCAGCGCGGGCAGCGGCCGCTTGCGGTCCTGATCGAACAGCCCTTCGGCTGCCAGCGCCTTGCGACGCTTCTCCAGCATCGCCATCAGCGCGCCGGCGCCCGCAGGCTCGATCTGATCAACGATCATCTGGTATTTCGACTGGCCCGGAAAGGTCGTCAGCCGCCCGGTGGCGATGACCTCCATCCCCTCCTCGGGGCGCTGCGCCAGGCGGGCGGCCTGGCCCTTCCAGGTCACCGCGGCCAGCACCGCCCGGTCGTCCTTGAGATCGAAATAGAGATGCCCGGACCCCGGCCGCGAGACACGCCCGATCTCGGCCCGCACGCGGACGCGGCCGAACTGGTCCTCGATGCTGCGCTTTACCGCGCCGGACAGTTCCGACACGGTGAATTCATGCGCGTTGCTGCCCGCCTCGGGGCCCTCGTCCATGTCGTCGTCCAACAGATCCATGCGTCTTGTTCCCTTGTCCGGGCCAGACTAGAACGCCGCAAGATCAAGCGAAAGGGCGGCAGATGAATATCCTGATCCTGGGCGGCGGCGGGCGCGAACATGCGCTGGCCTGGGCGATCCGGCAGAACCCGAAATGCGACCGGCTGATCGTCGCACGGGGCAATGCGGGCATCGCTGGCGTCGCGGAATGCGCCGATCTGGACATCCTTTCGCGCGCCGACGTGCTGGAATTCGCCCAAGGCAATGCCATCGACTTCGTGATCATCGGCCCCGAGGCGCCCCTGGCGGCGGGCGTGTCCGACGCGCTGCGGGATGCCGGCTTCCTGGTCTTCGGCCCGTCGCAGGCCGCCGCCCAGCTCGAGGCCTCCAAGGCCTTCACCAAGGAGATCTGCGATGCCTGCGGCGCCCCCACCGCGGCCTGGGCGCGCTTCGACACGGCCGGCCCCGCGCGCGATTACGTCACAGCCCAAGGCGCGCCCATCGTCATCAAGGCCGACGGTCTGGCGGCGGGCAAGGGCGTCACCGTGGCCGAGACCCTCGATCAGGCGCTCGCTGCCATCGACGCGATCTTCGACGGCGAATTCGGCGACACCTCGGTCGTGATCGAGGAGTTCATGGCGGGCGAGGAGGCCAGCTTCTTCATCCTCTCGGACGGGACCGACTGCCTGCCCATCGGCACGGCCCAGGACCACAAGCGCGTGGGCGACGGCGATACCGGTCCCAATACCGGCGGCATGGGCGCCTACAGCCCCGCCCCGGTGCTGACGCAGGCCATCCAGGACCAGGTGATGGACCGGATCGTGCGCCCCACCATCGCCACGATGGCCGACAGGGGCATGCCGTTCCAAGGCATCCTCTATGCCGGGCTGATGATCCAGGACGGTCAGGCGCGGCTGGTCGAATACAATGTCCGCTTCGGCGATCCCGAATGCCAGGTGCTGATGATGCGGCTCGGCGCGCAGGCCCTCGACCTGCTCCTGGCCTGCGCCGAGGGGCGGCTGGCCCAGGCCGCCGTCACCTGGGCCGATGATCACGCCCTGACCGTGGTCATGGCCGCCGAGGGCTATCCCGGCGCCTATGAAAAAGGCAGCCGGATCAACAATCTGGACCGTCTTCCTGAAACCAGCTTCCAGATGACCTTCCACGCAGGCACCGCCACGCGCGACGGCGCGATCATCGCCACCGGAGGCCGGGTCCTGGCCTGCACCGGCCGCGGCGCCACCTTGGCCGAGGCCCATGCCCGCGCCTATGCCCTGGTCGACGGCATCGACTGGCCGCAGGGCTTCTGCCGCCGCGACATCGGCTGGCGCGCGCTCTGACGCAAGAAGCCGACCCACACCGGGCCGGCTTCTCCGTTGTCCAAATACCCCCGCCGGAGGCGGACCCGCTCAGCCCGTCGAATAAAGGCCCTCATAGATCGGCAGCAGCGTGTCCGTCTCGAACAGGCTGGAGACCGAGGTGCCGTTCCAGATGTTCAGCACGGCCTGGGCGAACATCGGCGCGGTCGGCACGATGCGGATGTTCGATGCCGCCTTCACGGCCTCGGTGGGCTGGATCGAATCGGTGATGACCAGCGATTTCATGACCGATTTCTCGACCCGCTCGACCGCCGGGCCGGACAGCACGCCATGACTGATATAGGAATGCACCTCGGTCGCGCCATTGTCGACCAGCAGCTGCGCCGCCTTGCACAGCGTGCCGGCCGTGTCGCAGATGTCGTCCACGATGATGCAGGCCTTGCCCGCCACATCGCCGATCACGGTCATCTCGGCGACCTCGCCCGCCTTCTCGCGGCGCTTGTCGACAATGGCCAGGGGCGCGCCGATCCGCGTCGCCAGTTCGCGCGCGCGGGCCACGCCGCCCACATCGGGCGACACGACCATCAGATCGCCCATCCGCCCCTTGAAATGATGCTGCACGTCCAGCGCAAAGACCGGCGCCGCATAGAGGTTGTCCACCGGAATGTCGAAGAACCCTTGGATCTGCGCCGCATGCAGGTCCAGCGTCAGCACCCGGTCGATGCCCGCATTGGTCAGCAGGTTCGCGACCAGCTTGGCGGTGATCGGCGTGCGGGCCTTGGCGCGGCGGTCCTGGCGGGCATAGCCGAAATAGGGGATCACGGCGGTGATGCGCGCGGCCGAGGACCGTTTCAGCGCATCGACCATGATCAGCAGTTCCATCAGGTTGTCATTGGCCGGGTTCGAGGTCGGCTGGATGATGTACATGTCCTCGCCGCGGACATTCTCATAGACCTCGACGAAGATCTCGGCATCGTTGAACCGCTCGACCCGCGCATCCAGCAGGTTCACGCTCATGCCGCGATGCATGGACATGCGCCGCGCGATGGATTGCGCCAGCGGGCGGTTGGCATTGCCGGAGATCAGCTTGGGTTCGGTCATGACGGGCATGGGGGCTTGGCCTTTGGCGGTTGCGTCAGATTGCGGCTGCCTTAGCACCGCGCTAGCCTGCGGGCAAACCCGTAAAAGGACAGGACCATGGCGCATATCGACTATTACCTCGGCACGATCAGCCCGTGGTGCTATCTGGCGGGCGACCGGCTGGAACGGATCGCCGCCCGCCACGGCGCGACGATCACCTACAAACCGCTGGACCTCCTGCAGCTCTTCGACCGCACGGGGGGCGTGCGCCCCGCCGACCGCCATGAAAGCCGCATGGCCTATCGCGCGCAGGAGCTGCCGCGTTGGGCCGATCATCTGGGCATGCCCCTGACCCTGCGGCCCGCGCATTGGCCGGTGAACATGGCGCCGTCCAGCTATGCGATCATCGCGGCCCAGGCCAGGGGCGGCGATGTGGGCGGGCTGGTCCAGGCCTTCCTGCGCGCGGTCTGGGCCGAGGAGCGCGACATCAGCGACGACGCCACCATCCGCGCGATCCTGACCGAACAGGGTTTCGACGCGGGCCTGGCCGATAGCGGCCTCTTCATCGGCGCCGAGACCTATGGCCGCAACCTGGAGGAGGCCGTGGCCGCCGGCGCCTTCGGCGCGCCCTTCTACATCATGCGCGAGACGGACCAGCGCTTCTGGGGCCAGGACCGGCTGGATTTCCTGGACCGCGCGCTGGCCGCCGCATGACCGGGGTGAACATCCGCCATTGGCCGGGCGATGCCGACGGCCCCGCCCTGGCGCTTCATTGCATGATGGGCAGCGCCGCCAGCTGGGGGCCCGTCGCCGAGGCCTTGGCGGGCCGCGTGGATCTGCGCGCCTTCGACATGCCCGGCCATGGCCGCAGCGGCGACTGGATGCCGGGGGCGCAGGATCCCGATTACCACACGGCCGTCACCCGCATGGCGGCCGCGATGATCGACCGGCCGCTGGACCTGATCGGCCACAGCTTCGGCGCGACGGTGGCGCTGCGCATCGCGGTGGCCGCCCCCGACGCGATCCGCAGCCTGACCCTGATCGAGCCGGTGCTGTTCGCCGCCGCGCCCTCGGCCGATCAGGACCGGCTGGATGCCGCCCTGGGCGATCTGCTGGCCGATGACCGCGACGCCGAGGCGGCGGCGCTGTTCCTGCGCGCCTGGAACGGCCAGGACCTGGCCGCCCTGCCCGCCCCGATCCAGGCCCAGCTGACGCGCCAGATCCGGCTGGTCTCCCTGACCGCCCCCGCCCTGCGCGAGGACAGCGGCCGCATCCTGCGCGAGGGCGGGCTGGAATCGCTGGACGCGCCGGTGCTGCTGATCCGCGGTGCGGACAGCCCCCCGGTCATCGAGGCGATCGGCGACGCCTTGGCCCACCGCCTGAACGATGTGGGCCGCGCGGTCGTGCCGGGGGCGGGGCACATGCTGCCCCTGACCCATCCCGCCCAGGTCGCGGGGCTGATCGGCGCGAACCTGGACCGGGCATAGGATAATGAAGGACCGTTGCCGTGTGCGGTTCCGACGTGTCGGCGTAACAGTCCGTGCAAACATCTCTGCAGTGGCCTGATACTAGAGCGTCTTCTTGGCACGCTCGTTCAACTCTTCGTGCGATAGCGCTGAAACCGGCTTGGCTATGGGTAGAAAAATCGATGCCCTTTGGGAAGTATTGGCGCAGATGCCGGATCGTGTCTTCGTCGGTGCAGCGGTGCCAAGGTGATTGCGGGCCGCAGAGGTGGACCTTGAGCCTCGTTGCCATGGTAAACTTCGTACGATCCATCATCCGCGGTCTCAGGTCAGGGCCAGTAGAGGTCGCGCGGCAGCTCGCAAGCCCGTTTGTTCAGCGCCATGATGACGCTTGCGGGATCGAGGTAGTATTGACGAAAGGGATTCATGGGGTGGGCCGATCGTGATTCAAGCTGGTATCTGCGATGAAGGCCAGCTTGGCACGAGACCTGATGTCGGATGAGGAATGGGCGTTTTACGAGTGCTTCATTCTGGCCGTGCGCGCCCCGAACGGACGCAAGCCCGCAAATCACCGCGTTGTTCTGGAGTGAGGCATGAGCCGCCACTGGTTCAAGGCCATGCCGAGCGCGGACCGGCTCTCCCTGGCGTGACTTCCCGTAAGAGTTCGTGAAGTGTTCCAGTGTCTACCGCCAGTTCCGGTGCTGGACCTTGGCGGGGTTGTGAGAGCAGATCCTCGAAGCGCCCAACGAAAGTCGTATCGTGCCAGATGCGCTGCAGATGATCGACAGCACTGTGATCCGCCCCCTCGTCAGGTAGCGGGCGCCAAAGGGGGACACCAAGACAGGGTTCTGGCCGTTCGAGAACGTCCGGTGGGAAAACGATCCACTGGATCGTTTTCTGGACCACCTCCCATTTTCACGACCAAGGTCCACCTGCGCGTCAATGCTGCCGGGCTGCCAATGAGTTCGGACATCGCGCCGGGACAGACATCGGGCTACCTGGGCTTTGCTCTGGTCATGAACGACAACCTGCCGGAGCCTTGTATCCTGCTGGCCGATCCCGTGTCAAAACTCGGCCAGCGCGGCGGCGCGGCGTGACGCTTCCGGGTGGTTTGAGTTGCTCCACCGGTTTCCGGCAGCTGAGCTGGTCGTTCAGCCGAATGGCTGGCATGAGTGCCCCGGAGGCACCGCAAGGGGCTACGGAGCGGCAATCATTCCTTGATGGCCTGCATCAGCCGCCGGATGCCGATCAGCGCCACCATCCGCTTGTTTGATCCCATGGTTTGATGGTGCAATCCTTTCGCAGGAATGGAAGGAAGCATTATGGGACAAGTTCGTCACGGGAGCGCCACGACCACGCACGCTGTCAGAGCTGCAATACAGCGATCGCAAGCTTCGCTCGCGCAGCTGAGCCGGGAGCTCGGCATCAACCCAAAGACTGTCGCGAAGTGGCGCAAGCGCGAGACAGTTGAGGACCGTAAGACTGGGCCGAAGGAGCCACGCTCCACGGTCTTGAGTGAGGCCGAGGAAGCAACAATCGTCGCGTTTCGGCGCCATACGCTGCTGCCGTTGGACGACTGCCTCTACGCTCTTCAGCCCTCTATCCCACATCTGACGCGCTCGGCGCTGCACCGATGCCTGCAGCGGAATGGCATTTCGCGACTGCCGGACGTGGGCGGGGACAAGCCCAAGCGTGCGAAGTTCAAGCGCTACCCGATAGGTTTCTTCCATATCGACATCGCCGAGGTGCAGACGGCCGAAGGCAAGCTCTTCCTCTTCGTAGCCATTGATCGCACCAGCAAATTTGCTGTCGTTCAATTGGCGGAAAAGGCCAACAGGAAAACCGCTTGGGAGTTCCTGGAGCACCTTCTGGACGTCGTGCCCTACCGCATCCACACGATCCTGACCGATAATGGCATCCAGTTCGCAGAGCAGCCTCGAAACCGTAACACTCCTTACTCTCGGCAAATGCGGTTCGACATGATTTGCGAGGCAAACGGGATCGAGCATCGGCTGACCAAGCCCAACCACCCGTGGACGAATGGCCAAGTCGAGCGGATGAACAGGACGATCAAGGACGCGACCGTCAAGCGCTACCACTACGACAGCCACAGCCAGCTGCGCACGCAC
Above is a genomic segment from Paracoccus aestuarii containing:
- the xseA gene encoding exodeoxyribonuclease VII large subunit, yielding MDLLDDDMDEGPEAGSNAHEFTVSELSGAVKRSIEDQFGRVRVRAEIGRVSRPGSGHLYFDLKDDRAVLAAVTWKGQAARLAQRPEEGMEVIATGRLTTFPGQSKYQMIVDQIEPAGAGALMAMLEKRRKALAAEGLFDQDRKRPLPALPRVIGVVTSPSGAVIRDILHRLRDRFPTHVLIWPVAVQGQACAGQVAAAIRGFNDLQPGGAVPRPDLIIVARGGGSLEDLWGFNEEIVVRAAADSAIPLISAVGHETDTTLIDFAADRRAPTPTAAAEMAVPVRADLAARLAEASARMARSSALAIQRPRQRLQDLARAMGRPAALVEGPRQRLDIFGARLEPALRQLVQTRRHRLASRPIPAATLRQFTQAKRHGLDRAAARLDQARLRRLERPRDRLAQMQERLDRSLARVTATTRRAIDQQGARLADLTRRLSAAQGRILQARKDRLERLDRMRLTLGYHETLKRGFAVVHGPDGLITSAAKAGVTPQFRVEFADGATEARPVAPRARRAKPAPEQKSLL
- the purD gene encoding phosphoribosylamine--glycine ligase, with the translated sequence MNILILGGGGREHALAWAIRQNPKCDRLIVARGNAGIAGVAECADLDILSRADVLEFAQGNAIDFVIIGPEAPLAAGVSDALRDAGFLVFGPSQAAAQLEASKAFTKEICDACGAPTAAWARFDTAGPARDYVTAQGAPIVIKADGLAAGKGVTVAETLDQALAAIDAIFDGEFGDTSVVIEEFMAGEEASFFILSDGTDCLPIGTAQDHKRVGDGDTGPNTGGMGAYSPAPVLTQAIQDQVMDRIVRPTIATMADRGMPFQGILYAGLMIQDGQARLVEYNVRFGDPECQVLMMRLGAQALDLLLACAEGRLAQAAVTWADDHALTVVMAAEGYPGAYEKGSRINNLDRLPETSFQMTFHAGTATRDGAIIATGGRVLACTGRGATLAEAHARAYALVDGIDWPQGFCRRDIGWRAL
- a CDS encoding ribose-phosphate pyrophosphokinase, producing the protein MPVMTEPKLISGNANRPLAQSIARRMSMHRGMSVNLLDARVERFNDAEIFVEVYENVRGEDMYIIQPTSNPANDNLMELLIMVDALKRSSAARITAVIPYFGYARQDRRAKARTPITAKLVANLLTNAGIDRVLTLDLHAAQIQGFFDIPVDNLYAAPVFALDVQHHFKGRMGDLMVVSPDVGGVARARELATRIGAPLAIVDKRREKAGEVAEMTVIGDVAGKACIIVDDICDTAGTLCKAAQLLVDNGATEVHSYISHGVLSGPAVERVEKSVMKSLVITDSIQPTEAVKAASNIRIVPTAPMFAQAVLNIWNGTSVSSLFETDTLLPIYEGLYSTG
- a CDS encoding 2-hydroxychromene-2-carboxylate isomerase, whose product is MAHIDYYLGTISPWCYLAGDRLERIAARHGATITYKPLDLLQLFDRTGGVRPADRHESRMAYRAQELPRWADHLGMPLTLRPAHWPVNMAPSSYAIIAAQARGGDVGGLVQAFLRAVWAEERDISDDATIRAILTEQGFDAGLADSGLFIGAETYGRNLEEAVAAGAFGAPFYIMRETDQRFWGQDRLDFLDRALAAA
- a CDS encoding alpha/beta fold hydrolase; translation: MTGVNIRHWPGDADGPALALHCMMGSAASWGPVAEALAGRVDLRAFDMPGHGRSGDWMPGAQDPDYHTAVTRMAAAMIDRPLDLIGHSFGATVALRIAVAAPDAIRSLTLIEPVLFAAAPSADQDRLDAALGDLLADDRDAEAAALFLRAWNGQDLAALPAPIQAQLTRQIRLVSLTAPALREDSGRILREGGLESLDAPVLLIRGADSPPVIEAIGDALAHRLNDVGRAVVPGAGHMLPLTHPAQVAGLIGANLDRA
- a CDS encoding IS481 family transposase, with product MGQVRHGSATTTHAVRAAIQRSQASLAQLSRELGINPKTVAKWRKRETVEDRKTGPKEPRSTVLSEAEEATIVAFRRHTLLPLDDCLYALQPSIPHLTRSALHRCLQRNGISRLPDVGGDKPKRAKFKRYPIGFFHIDIAEVQTAEGKLFLFVAIDRTSKFAVVQLAEKANRKTAWEFLEHLLDVVPYRIHTILTDNGIQFAEQPRNRNTPYSRQMRFDMICEANGIEHRLTKPNHPWTNGQVERMNRTIKDATVKRYHYDSHSQLRTHLADFIAAYNFARRLKTLSGVTPYEYICKVWTSEPDRFIVNPIHQMPGLNT